The region CAGCCCTTTGCCCGGGTAATCCCTTTCCGCCGGAACGAAATCCCCCGGCACCGGCTGACACCACTGCACGCCGACAGGACCGGCGGTCGGGTTCCGCCGGTCCTGTTCGCTGTGCGGTCAGAGCATCTCGGTGCCGGGGTCGAGGCCCAGCAGGTGCCGGCCGTAGACCTCCATGTTGGTGGCGAACACGATCCACCCGTGCAGCGACAACCCCTCGATGTCGCGCCGGAACCGTTGCAGCGGCAGGTCGCGGCGGATCGCGGTGGCGCCGGCCGCCTCGTAGAGCTCCTCCACCGCCTGCTTGAGCAGCTGCACGGCGAACGCGCTCTGGCCCCGGACCTCCACCCGCTCGGCGAGCGTCGGCTCCTCGCCCGCGTCGGCCCGCTCCTGCTGGATCCGGTACAGCCGCTCGGCCACCGCCTCGGCCGCCGCGATCCGGCTCGCCGCCACGCCGACCTTCACCTGGACCAGCGGGTGCTCCCGCTGGTCGGTCCACGACGTGTAGCTGATCCCGCGCCCCGGCAGGCGTTCGGTGAACAGCTCGTACGCGCCGCGCGCCAGTCCGATGAAGGTCGACACCGCCTGGGAGAACAGGAACGGGTAGAGGCTGTAGGCGCGGCCCGGCGGCAGCGCGGCCAGCAGTTCCGGGTGCTCGGCCAGTTCGGCGGCCGCCTCGGCGGGGATCACGACCCGGTGCGCGGGCACGAACACGTCCTCGGCGATGGTGGTGCAGCTGCCGGTCGCGGCGAGCGCGGAGGCGTGCCAGTCGTCCACGATGGTGAACTCCGAGATCGGCACCACGGCGATCGCCTCGTCGACCCGGCCGTCGGGGTGCTCCAGGACGGTGATCATCATGTTCCAGTCGGCGTCCTGGCAGCCGGAGTTGAACCGCCAGGTGCCGTTGAGCCGGTAGCCGCCCTCGACCGGGACGAGCGTGCCGGTGGGCATGAAGCCGCCGGAGACGCGCGGCGCGGGTGTCGCGAAGATCTCCGCCTGGAGCTCTTCCGGGTACAGCGAGCAGATCCACGCGCTGGACAGCCACACCATGGCCACCCAGCTGGTCGAGCCGCAGCCCCGGGCGACCTCGGCGAGCACCTTCGCCTGGTCGGCCAGGGAGAAGTCCAGCCCGCCGTAGTGGCGCGGCGTGGCGATGCGGAACACCCCGGCCTTCTCCAGCAGGTCGAGGTTCTCCGCCGGTACCCGCCGGGCGTTCTCGGCGGCCAGGCCGTTGGCCCGCAGGCGGGGCACGGCCTCGCGCACGGCGGCCACCACCGCGTCGACGTCGGTGTCGGTTTCCACACTGACCATGGGGAACTCCCTGGAACCTAGTTCATCGGGCTCAAGTCCGGACGGGCGTCGACACCCCCGTCGACGCCCCGGGGCCCGAGCCTGTCAGCCGGCGCGGGAGGCGCGGTCACGCCCCGGTAACCGGGCGCGGTGCCGGCGGTGCGCGCCCGGTTACGCCGGCTGCCTACCGTGGGAGCGCCGCCGGCCGCGCGGCTCTCGGGTCCACCGGAGGAAGAGGGCAGCCATGACCCAGACCAGCCTGCACGTGCTCGACACCGCGGGCCGAGACATCCAAGGCGAGGTGGCGGCGCTGCGGGCGCACGGCCCGGCGGCCCGGGTGGAGCTGCCCGGCGGCGTCGTCTCCTGGCTGGTGACCGACACCGCGCTGATCAAGCAGCTGCTGACCGACCCGAGGATCTCGCGCGACGCGTACGCGCACTGGCCCGCCTGGGAGAACGGCGAGGGCGAGCTGGCCCGCACGTGGCCGTTGGCGATGTGGGTCGCCGACCGCAACATGATCACCTCCTACGGCGACGCGCACCGCCGGCTGCGCAAGCTCGTGGCGGGCGCGTTCACCGCGCGCCGGACCCGCGACCTCAAGCCGCGCGTGGAGGCGATCGTGGCGGCGCTGCTGGACGGTCTCGCGGCGCACGGCCCGGACCGCCCGGTGGACCTGCGCGCCGAGTTCGCGCAGGCGCTGCCGGCGGCGGTGATCTCCGAGCTGCTCGGCATCCCCGACGACGTGCGCGGCGAGCTGCTGGGCGTGATCGGGGCGTGGATGACCGCGCAGGACGAGGCGGCGATCGCGGAGTACACCCGGCGCGGGTACGAGCTGCTGCACCGGCTGGTGGACCTCAAGCGCGCGGAACCGGGCGACGACCTGGTGAGCGCGCTGATCGCGGCCCGCGCCGAGGACGGCACGCGGCTCTCGGAGCGGGAACTGGTCGACACCGTCCTGCTGACCTTCACCGCCGGCCACGAGACCACCACCAACCTGATCGACCAGGCCGTGTTCGCGCTGCTGACCCACCCCGCGCAGCTGGCGGCCGTGCGGTCCGGCGCGGCGGGCTGGCCGGACGTGGTGGAGGAGTCGATCCGGCTGGAGGCCCCGTTCGCGAACCTGCCGCTGCGCTTCGCGGTGTCCGACGTGGAGATCCCCGGCGGGCAGGTGATCCGGGCGGGCGAGCCGATCCTGATCTCGTTCGCCGCCGCCGGCCGCGACCCGCTGGTGCACGGGCCGGACGCGGACGAGTTCGTGGTGACCCGCCCGACCCGGGCCGACCACATCGGCTTCGGGCACGGCGTGCACTTCTGCATCGGCGCGCCGCTGGCCCGGCTGGAGGCCGGGATCGCGCTGCCCGCGCTGTTCGGGAGGTTCCCGGACCTGGCGCTCGCGGCGACCCCGGAAGCCCTGAGCCCGCTGGAGTCCTTCGTCTCCAACGGCCACCGGGAGCTGCCGGTCCTCTTGGGACGGTCGTCGGACGCCTGACCGCCGCGGTGTGGGGGCCGGGTCCCGGCCCCCACCACCGGTCACGGCGTGCCGTGCACGACCCACACCGTCTTGGGTTCGAGGTACGCGTCGAGGTTGGCCCGGCCGAGTTCACGGCCGATGCCGGAGGACTTCACCCCGCCCCACGGCGCGGCCGGGTCGCCGACCGCCCACGCGTTGACGTAGAACATGCCGACCTTGAGCCGGGCCGCCAGCACGTGCGCCGAGGCCAGGTCACGGGTCCACACGCCGGCGGCCAGCCCGTACGGGGTGTCCTCGGCGAGGTCCACGACCTCGTCGAGGGTGTCGAACGGGGTCACCGCGACCACCGGCCCGAACACCTCCTCGCGGGCGAGCGCCGCGGTGGCGGGCACGTCGGCCAGCACGACCGGCGCGACGAAGTACCCGCCCCCGGGCTCCTCCGGCGGCACCTGCCCGGCCACCACCCGCGCGCCCTCGGCCACCGCGTCCACCAGGTAGCCGCGCACGCGGGCGTACTGCTCGGCCGACACCAGCGGCCCGAGCACGCCCTCCGGGTCGAGCGCGGGCGCGGGCACGATCCCGGACGCCGCCCCGGCCAGGCCCGCCAGGACCTCGTCGTACACCGCGCGCTGGACGTACAGCCGGGCCCCGGCCACGCAGCTCTGGCCGGAGTTGAAGAACGCCGCCTCGGCCGCGCCGGCGATCGCGGCGGGCAGGTCCGCGTCGGCCAGCACGATGTTCGGGCACTTGCCGCCCAGTTCCAGGGAGACCCGCTTGACCGCCGCGCCCGCCTTCGCCGCGATCTCCCGGCCGACCGCCGTCGACCCGGTGAACGCCACCTTGGCCACGTCCGGGTGGTCGACCAGGGCGGCCCCGGTGGAGCCGTCGCCGGTCAGCACGTTGACCACGCCCGGCGGGAAACCGGCCTCGGCGACCAGCCCGGCCAGCCACAGCGCCGACAGCGGCGTCTGCTCGGCGGGCTTGAGCACCACCGTGCAGCCGGCCGCCAGGGCGGGCGCGAGCTTCCAGCCGGCCATCATCAGCGGGAAGTTCCACGGGATGATCGCCGCGCACACCCCGACCGGTTCCAGCCGGGTGTAGCACAGCGCGCCGGGCAGCCCGACCGGGAGCGTCGCGCCCTCCAGCTTGGTGGGCCAGCCGCTGTAGTAGCGCAGGTGCTCGACCGCGCCGGGCACGTCCACGGCGGCCGTGAGCGAGCGGGGTTTCCCGCCGTCCACGGCGTCGAGCTCGGCCAGCACGGCGGCGTCCCGCTCCACGAGGTCCGCCAGCCGCGCCAGCAGCCGCTCCCGGCCGGACGCGGGCAGGTCGCCCCACGGCCCGTCCAGCGCCGCGCGGGCCGCCGCGACGGCCGCCGCGACGTCGTCCGGACCGGCGAACGCGACCTGTGCGAGGGGCGCTCCGGTGGACGGGTCGAGCGTGCTGAACGTGCGTCCGCCGGCCGCGGGCACGAACCGCCCGCCGACGAACAACTCCTTGTCCTGCTTGAGGAACTGCTCGACCTCCGCGCCGAGAACCCGGTCCACGGTGTGCTCCCTCCCGTTCGGGTGGGAGCCCCGCCCCGGACCTGGTGCCCGGGGCG is a window of Saccharothrix espanaensis DSM 44229 DNA encoding:
- a CDS encoding acyl-CoA dehydrogenase family protein, whose product is MVSVETDTDVDAVVAAVREAVPRLRANGLAAENARRVPAENLDLLEKAGVFRIATPRHYGGLDFSLADQAKVLAEVARGCGSTSWVAMVWLSSAWICSLYPEELQAEIFATPAPRVSGGFMPTGTLVPVEGGYRLNGTWRFNSGCQDADWNMMITVLEHPDGRVDEAIAVVPISEFTIVDDWHASALAATGSCTTIAEDVFVPAHRVVIPAEAAAELAEHPELLAALPPGRAYSLYPFLFSQAVSTFIGLARGAYELFTERLPGRGISYTSWTDQREHPLVQVKVGVAASRIAAAEAVAERLYRIQQERADAGEEPTLAERVEVRGQSAFAVQLLKQAVEELYEAAGATAIRRDLPLQRFRRDIEGLSLHGWIVFATNMEVYGRHLLGLDPGTEML
- a CDS encoding cytochrome P450 family protein: MTQTSLHVLDTAGRDIQGEVAALRAHGPAARVELPGGVVSWLVTDTALIKQLLTDPRISRDAYAHWPAWENGEGELARTWPLAMWVADRNMITSYGDAHRRLRKLVAGAFTARRTRDLKPRVEAIVAALLDGLAAHGPDRPVDLRAEFAQALPAAVISELLGIPDDVRGELLGVIGAWMTAQDEAAIAEYTRRGYELLHRLVDLKRAEPGDDLVSALIAARAEDGTRLSERELVDTVLLTFTAGHETTTNLIDQAVFALLTHPAQLAAVRSGAAGWPDVVEESIRLEAPFANLPLRFAVSDVEIPGGQVIRAGEPILISFAAAGRDPLVHGPDADEFVVTRPTRADHIGFGHGVHFCIGAPLARLEAGIALPALFGRFPDLALAATPEALSPLESFVSNGHRELPVLLGRSSDA
- a CDS encoding aldehyde dehydrogenase family protein, encoding MDRVLGAEVEQFLKQDKELFVGGRFVPAAGGRTFSTLDPSTGAPLAQVAFAGPDDVAAAVAAARAALDGPWGDLPASGRERLLARLADLVERDAAVLAELDAVDGGKPRSLTAAVDVPGAVEHLRYYSGWPTKLEGATLPVGLPGALCYTRLEPVGVCAAIIPWNFPLMMAGWKLAPALAAGCTVVLKPAEQTPLSALWLAGLVAEAGFPPGVVNVLTGDGSTGAALVDHPDVAKVAFTGSTAVGREIAAKAGAAVKRVSLELGGKCPNIVLADADLPAAIAGAAEAAFFNSGQSCVAGARLYVQRAVYDEVLAGLAGAASGIVPAPALDPEGVLGPLVSAEQYARVRGYLVDAVAEGARVVAGQVPPEEPGGGYFVAPVVLADVPATAALAREEVFGPVVAVTPFDTLDEVVDLAEDTPYGLAAGVWTRDLASAHVLAARLKVGMFYVNAWAVGDPAAPWGGVKSSGIGRELGRANLDAYLEPKTVWVVHGTP